A single genomic interval of Labrus bergylta chromosome 18, fLabBer1.1, whole genome shotgun sequence harbors:
- the LOC109990870 gene encoding insulinoma-associated protein 2: MPRGFLVKRNRRCSASYRTTNNNNNKPVKHSEVSKPEAVEERDLLNDFLFERPDGVLPVPREDTSGVREAWSPHVESALEAEADRRAQLPETEEQVSEVDVFTPHGDFSSFFTPPPARDATFTETFSPTRLLEQRELVFPGRHLTLSPVSELPELPFLVSSTPTPLSASIERLLASSSRHAPSYDKYDPSIGHVHLMTSEHHAARKRSFLQPDQRVNSNRHNKQSASVKKPKVNRKLNFEDEVTTSPVLGLRIKKESPEVVRKQREGLGLEFICQLCKEEYPDPICLAQHKCSRIVRVEYRCPECDKVFSCPANLASHRRWHKPRPVNTHGETPTSKGQPLKEARGLVSHDRQQLFPVEVMEGKENELLLRVNTNQHRGTPDSSLLPRGRSRDSPESDSLVPPHYDNIHYRNPDENCLDLQPPSSSLLLINGNPDERADLPHQHPQSLPHPPSHPPSHPPSRPPVSFVQSLPEEEVYECQYCGKKFRRQAYLKKHLAAHEMTARASPPPSSYRHARDTSGGQVFLCHLCGARFPSVEIRDKHRLWHAMRDELVAGVLGGGLRPDVFHAQGEESAARECEQQQIFTCKHCPSTFFSSPGLVRHTNKCHPAENRQVMLLQMTVRP; encoded by the coding sequence ATGCCTCGAGGATTCTTGGTGAAGAGGAACCGGAGATGTTCCGCGTCATACCGgacaacaaacaataacaacaacaaacctgTGAAACACTCTGAAGTGAGCAAACCGGAGGCAGTGGAGGAGAGAGATTTGTTGAATGATTTTCTGTTTGAGCGGCCGGATGGAGTGCTCCCGGTGCCCCGCGAGGACACCTCCGGTGTCCGCGAGGCTTGGAGCCCGCACGTGGAGTCCGCGCTGGAGGCGGAGGCGGACCGGCGCGCGCAGTTACCGGAGACAGAGGAGCAGGTGAGCGAGGTGGACGTTTTCACTCCCCACggtgatttctcctctttcttcacaCCTCCTCCCGCACGCGACGCGACATTCACCGAGACATTCAGCCCCACGAGACTGCTGGAGCAGCGCGAGCTGGTGTTCCCCGGCAGACACCTGACTCTATCTCCGGTGTCAGAGCTACCGGAGTTACCGTTCCTCGTGAGCTCAACGCCGACCCCCCTGTCCGCTTCCATCGAGAGGCTCCTCGCGAGCAGCAGCCGCCACGCGCCATCCTACGATAAGTATGACCCGAGTATTGGACACGTGCACCTGATGACCTCGGAGCATCACGCCGCGAGAAAACGCTCGTTCCTTCAACCCGACCAGCGCGTGAACAGcaacagacacaacaaacagtCCGCGAGCGTCAAGAAACCCAAAGTGAACCGGAAACTGAATTTTGAAGATGAGGTCACGACCTCTCCGGTTCTGGGTCTGCGGATTAAGAAGGAGAGTCCGGAGGTGGTGAGGAAGCAGCGggaggggttagggttagagttcATCTGTCAGCTCTGTAAAGAGGAGTACCCAGACCCGATCTGCCTCGCGCAGCACAAGTGCTCCCGCATAGTGCGCGTGGAGTACAGGTGTCCCGAGTGCGACAAAGTTTTCAGCTGTCCCGCCAACCTGGCCTCCCACCGCCGCTGGCACAAACCTCGTCCCGTGAACACCCACGGAGAGACTCCCACGAGCAAAGGTCAGCCGCTGAAAGAGGCGCGTGGACTCGTGTCTCACGACAGGCAGCAGCTGTTTCCGGTAGAGGTGATGGAGGGCAAAGAGAACGAGCTGCTGCTGCGCGTGAATACAAACCAGCACCGCGGCACACCGGACAGCTCCCTGCTCCCCCGGGGTCGGTCCCGGGACAGCCCTGAAAGCGACAGTCTCGTGCCCCCTCACTATGATAACATTCATTACCGGAACCCGGATGAGAACTGTTTGGACCTTCAGCCCCCCTCCTCGAGCCTCCTTCTAATAAACGGCAACCCAGACGAGCGCGCGGACCTTCCCCATCAGCATCCACAGTCTCTCCCTCACCCCCCCTCTCACCCCCCCTCTCACCCCCCCTCTCGACCCCCCGTGTCGTTTGTCCAGTCGTTACCGGAGGAGGAAGTGTACGAGTGCCAGTACTGCGGCAAGAAATTCCGCCGACAAGCTTACCTGAAGAAACACCTGGCTGCGCACGAGATGACAGCGCGCGCCTCGCCCCCTCCATCATCTTACCGCCACGCGCGGGACACCAGTGGTGGCCAGGTGTTCCTGTGTCACCTGTGCGGCGCGCGCTTCCCCTCGGTTGAAATCAGGGACAAGCACCGTTTGTGGCACGCGATGAGGGACGAGTTAGTGGCGGGAGTTTTGGGAGGAGGACTCAGACCGGACGTCTTCCACGCGCAAGGAGAAGAGAGCGCCGCGAGGGAGTGCGAGCAGCAGCAGATCTTCACGTGCAAGCACTGTCCGTCCACGTTCTTCAGCTCACCTGGGCTCgtgagacacaccaacaaatgTCACCCTGCGGAGAACCGGCAGGTGATGCTCCTGCAGATGACCGTGCGTCCTTAA